Proteins co-encoded in one Methanothermobacter sp. genomic window:
- a CDS encoding DNA topoisomerase IV subunit A, producing the protein MNRREIALKKLKGLGEMIIEDVTQDRVPRIKVPSRSTSNIIYDDKKRHYILGEKYGIRSMGNVKQIKKIAQMLYIANFCKDLVKRNKTATLRELYYVSEGWDVDFADQQESNIIGEDLEVTLGMTREDLGLLPEEDGAAVYGELTVREGDIEINALKAGKSGYTIPPTIDEVEFVDHDVERVIAVETMGMYHRLVQEKAYKKFDSLIVGLKGQAARATRRFLKRVNEELNLPIYICNDGDPWGFHIAMVIISGSAKLAHVNHELATPDAKFLGVTATDIINYDLPTDPLKDIDILRLKELLRDPRYKDDFWKREIKKMLKIGKKAEQQSFSKYGLEYVVDTYLPEKLDEIET; encoded by the coding sequence ATGAATAGAAGAGAAATAGCATTAAAAAAGCTCAAAGGCTTAGGTGAAATGATAATAGAAGATGTCACCCAGGACAGAGTGCCAAGAATAAAAGTACCATCAAGGAGCACATCCAATATCATATATGATGATAAAAAGCGCCACTACATCCTCGGCGAAAAATATGGTATCAGATCCATGGGAAACGTTAAACAGATAAAAAAGATAGCCCAAATGCTATACATAGCCAACTTCTGCAAAGATCTTGTCAAAAGAAACAAAACAGCAACCCTAAGGGAACTATATTATGTCTCAGAAGGTTGGGATGTTGACTTCGCAGACCAACAAGAATCTAACATCATAGGCGAAGACCTTGAAGTCACCCTAGGAATGACCCGAGAAGACCTCGGATTATTACCAGAAGAAGACGGCGCAGCAGTATACGGAGAATTAACAGTAAGAGAAGGCGACATTGAAATAAACGCTTTGAAGGCTGGTAAATCAGGTTATACTATACCACCCACCATTGACGAAGTAGAATTCGTCGACCACGATGTTGAAAGGGTTATAGCAGTCGAAACCATGGGTATGTACCATCGTCTAGTCCAAGAAAAGGCCTATAAAAAATTCGATTCACTCATTGTAGGATTAAAAGGCCAGGCTGCAAGGGCAACAAGAAGATTCCTCAAAAGAGTTAACGAAGAATTAAACCTCCCAATATATATTTGCAATGACGGAGACCCATGGGGATTCCACATAGCCATGGTCATAATATCAGGAAGCGCTAAACTAGCCCATGTAAACCATGAATTAGCCACACCAGACGCAAAGTTCCTTGGAGTGACAGCAACCGATATAATAAATTATGACCTGCCAACAGACCCCCTAAAGGATATTGACATTCTAAGACTCAAAGAACTCTTACGCGATCCACGTTACAAGGACGATTTCTGGAAAAGAGAAATCAAGAAAATGTTAAAGATAGGTAAAAAGGCCGAACAACAATCATTCTCCAAATATGGCCTTGAGTATGTTGTTGACACATACCTCCCAGAAAAATTGGATGAAATAGAAACCTAA
- a CDS encoding bifunctional precorrin-2 dehydrogenase/sirohydrochlorin ferrochelatase, which produces MPWTPLFFKLDGKKVFILGSGEVATRRAIRFRKAGAIVAICGDNIQPHLEDMGITYKPLEEMEELIKWADIVVTASGDPTLNEKVASLASGKLLNRADKPQDGNLIVPITFSTDDVEIAISTHGKSPIMARVIRDKIKNVITGDDIFQIKLQDYARRKLKKIIPDQKKRRRILYSLFKDDKIQAHLKDKDLEGAKKYVDSLLEHVRGYLS; this is translated from the coding sequence ATGCCATGGACTCCCTTGTTTTTTAAATTGGATGGCAAAAAAGTTTTCATACTAGGTTCGGGGGAGGTAGCTACTAGAAGAGCTATAAGATTCCGAAAAGCTGGAGCCATTGTAGCAATCTGTGGGGATAACATACAACCCCATCTTGAGGATATGGGTATCACATACAAGCCATTGGAAGAAATGGAAGAACTGATCAAATGGGCTGACATCGTCGTAACCGCAAGTGGAGACCCCACACTAAACGAAAAAGTAGCATCCCTTGCATCAGGGAAACTCTTAAACAGAGCCGACAAACCCCAAGATGGGAATTTGATCGTTCCAATCACATTCTCAACTGATGACGTGGAGATAGCAATATCAACTCATGGTAAAAGTCCAATAATGGCCCGAGTCATACGAGACAAGATAAAAAACGTGATAACAGGAGATGACATCTTCCAGATAAAATTACAAGATTATGCACGTCGCAAACTTAAAAAGATCATCCCAGATCAAAAGAAAAGGCGTAGAATACTCTATAGTTTGTTCAAAGACGATAAAATCCAAGCCCACTTAAAGGATAAGGACCTAGAAGGGGCCAAAAAATATGTAGACTCCCTCCTAGAACATGTTAGGGGGTATCTTAGCTGA
- a CDS encoding phosphorylating glyceraldehyde-3-phosphate dehydrogenase produces the protein MVSVAINGYGTIGKRVADAVAAQKDMKIVGVSKTKPDFEARIALKKGYDLYISIPEREKLFREAGIEISGTVEDMIEEADIIVDATPEGIGAKNLKMYKEKGIKAIFQGGEKHEDIGLSFNSFTNYDDSLGADYTRVVSCNTTGLCRTLKPIDDLCGIKKVRAVMVRRAADPAQVKKGPVNAIVPNPPTVPSHHGPDLKTVMYGININTVALLVPTTLMHQHNIMVELENPVDIEEIKEELDKTSRVMLVKASEGLASTAEIMEYARELGRPRNDLYEIPVWEESLNIVDGELYYMQAVHQEADAVPESVDAIRALLELEEDNKKSIEKTNKAMGIL, from the coding sequence ATGGTATCTGTAGCTATAAACGGATATGGGACCATAGGTAAAAGGGTGGCTGACGCTGTAGCCGCCCAAAAGGACATGAAGATAGTAGGTGTGAGCAAGACGAAGCCTGACTTCGAGGCTAGAATAGCCTTAAAGAAAGGATATGACCTCTATATAAGCATACCTGAAAGAGAAAAACTCTTTCGGGAAGCTGGGATCGAAATCAGCGGGACAGTTGAAGACATGATAGAGGAAGCAGATATAATTGTGGACGCGACACCAGAGGGCATAGGTGCTAAAAACCTTAAAATGTACAAGGAAAAGGGTATAAAAGCAATATTTCAGGGGGGAGAAAAACACGAGGACATAGGATTGTCCTTCAACTCTTTCACAAACTATGATGACTCCCTTGGAGCAGACTATACAAGGGTAGTATCATGTAACACCACAGGCCTTTGCCGCACTCTAAAACCCATAGATGACCTCTGTGGTATAAAAAAGGTTAGAGCCGTTATGGTGAGAAGAGCAGCAGACCCAGCCCAGGTTAAAAAGGGTCCGGTTAACGCTATCGTGCCCAACCCTCCAACAGTACCATCACACCACGGCCCAGACCTTAAAACAGTCATGTACGGTATTAACATCAATACAGTAGCTTTGCTAGTCCCCACAACCCTAATGCACCAACACAATATTATGGTGGAACTTGAAAACCCAGTTGATATAGAAGAAATAAAAGAAGAACTTGACAAAACATCTAGGGTTATGCTCGTAAAAGCAAGTGAAGGTCTTGCATCCACAGCAGAGATAATGGAATATGCAAGGGAGTTAGGCCGTCCACGCAACGACCTCTATGAAATTCCTGTATGGGAAGAATCCCTTAATATAGTGGATGGCGAATTATATTATATGCAGGCCGTGCATCAGGAAGCTGATGCAGTACCAGAGAGTGTAGATGCGATAAGGGCCCTATTAGAACTTGAAGAAGATAATAAAAAGTCTATAGAGAAGACGAATAAGGCTATGGGGATCCTCTAA
- the atwA gene encoding methyl coenzyme M reductase system, component A2 produces MAFITLENVTKTFKGIDAIKDLSIKIEEGTVLGILGRSGAGKSVLINMLRGMKEYKPDKGKVIYTVAICPECLHIEPPSYEGKKCKCGATLELKDVDFWNTDKKTFNAIRRRSAIMLQRTFALYEDDTVIDNITRAITEGDYEEKIYKALELLEMTQMTHRVTHVARDLSGGEKQRVVLARQLAKDPMVFLADEPTGTLDPKTAELVHDALIKGVKEKGITMVITSHWPEVIKDLSDHLIWIDKGEIVEEGNPEDIVAKFMEQVPAPERVKEYEVAEPLIIMRNVKKHYYSIERGVVKAVDGVDLTVYEGEIFGIVGLSGAGKTTLSRILFGLTEPSGGEVCVRLGDDWIDMTEKGPLGRGRVTPYLGILHQEYSLYPHRTVLGNLTEAISLELPAEFAKMKAIYVLKAVGFDESYAENLLEKFPDELSGGERHRVALAQVLIREPKIVILDEPTGTMDPITRVNVADSIIRAREELNQTFLVISHDMDFVLDVCDRASLMRAGKIIKTGDPKEIVTELTPPEKEKMLTEE; encoded by the coding sequence ATGGCTTTTATAACACTAGAAAATGTTACAAAAACCTTTAAGGGAATAGATGCCATTAAAGATCTCAGTATAAAGATAGAGGAGGGCACAGTCCTCGGTATTTTAGGTAGAAGTGGTGCTGGGAAATCAGTGCTCATTAACATGTTACGTGGAATGAAAGAATATAAACCAGACAAAGGAAAGGTCATATACACCGTTGCAATCTGTCCAGAATGTTTACACATTGAACCCCCATCATATGAAGGTAAAAAATGCAAATGCGGCGCCACACTAGAATTAAAAGATGTTGATTTTTGGAACACCGATAAGAAAACATTCAATGCAATCAGAAGACGAAGCGCAATAATGCTCCAAAGAACCTTCGCATTATACGAAGACGACACAGTAATCGACAACATAACAAGAGCAATAACAGAAGGCGACTACGAAGAAAAAATCTACAAAGCCCTTGAACTATTAGAGATGACCCAGATGACCCACAGGGTAACACACGTTGCCAGAGACCTAAGTGGGGGTGAAAAACAAAGAGTTGTCCTTGCAAGACAACTTGCAAAGGACCCTATGGTCTTCTTGGCCGACGAACCTACAGGAACACTCGACCCTAAAACAGCAGAACTCGTACACGACGCCCTTATAAAAGGCGTGAAGGAAAAAGGCATAACAATGGTCATAACATCCCATTGGCCAGAAGTCATAAAAGACCTTTCAGATCACCTAATATGGATCGACAAGGGAGAAATAGTCGAAGAAGGAAACCCTGAGGATATAGTGGCCAAATTCATGGAACAAGTACCCGCCCCTGAAAGGGTAAAAGAATATGAGGTTGCAGAACCGCTAATAATCATGCGAAATGTTAAAAAACATTATTATTCCATTGAACGTGGAGTTGTTAAAGCAGTCGACGGCGTGGACTTAACAGTTTATGAGGGTGAAATATTTGGGATAGTAGGCTTAAGTGGCGCAGGTAAAACAACACTATCGAGAATACTTTTCGGATTAACAGAACCCAGTGGTGGAGAAGTATGCGTCAGACTCGGAGACGATTGGATTGACATGACAGAAAAAGGACCTCTCGGACGTGGAAGAGTAACACCCTACCTTGGCATATTACACCAAGAATACAGCCTATACCCCCACAGGACAGTTTTAGGCAACCTCACAGAGGCTATAAGCTTGGAATTACCCGCAGAATTCGCTAAAATGAAGGCAATTTATGTCTTAAAGGCTGTGGGATTCGACGAATCCTATGCTGAAAACTTATTAGAAAAATTCCCAGATGAATTAAGTGGTGGTGAACGCCACAGGGTCGCGCTAGCCCAAGTCCTGATTAGAGAACCCAAGATAGTCATCTTAGATGAACCCACAGGTACTATGGATCCCATAACGAGGGTAAATGTCGCAGATTCTATAATAAGGGCAAGAGAGGAATTAAACCAGACATTCCTAGTAATATCACACGACATGGATTTCGTACTAGATGTATGTGATAGAGCATCCTTAATGAGAGCTGGTAAAATAATCAAGACAGGAGACCCAAAAGAGATAGTCACAGAACTCACACCACCCGAAAAAGAGAAAATGTTAACAGAAGAATAA
- a CDS encoding methanogenesis marker 9 domain-containing protein codes for MGWDDAPSHVCRGGDKRALAFCCPPIKPCPILYALEDAGLTPEEYIAIKEDFAKKTRLGEGEGTCFGSLVWCCKPSKPCPFRDLVMKRINMTVDEYMELKKELAKKLVGRAEIIDKRDIKALAEAFNVTMEDAREALIQAKNDLRTAMKILRMKTLEQG; via the coding sequence TTGGGATGGGACGATGCACCTTCACACGTTTGTAGAGGCGGAGACAAAAGAGCGCTAGCATTCTGCTGTCCTCCAATCAAACCTTGCCCCATACTATACGCCCTAGAAGATGCAGGCCTAACACCCGAAGAATACATAGCAATAAAAGAAGACTTCGCCAAGAAAACAAGATTAGGTGAAGGTGAAGGCACTTGTTTTGGATCCTTGGTCTGGTGCTGTAAACCCTCCAAACCTTGCCCATTCAGAGACTTAGTCATGAAAAGAATCAACATGACAGTCGACGAATACATGGAACTCAAGAAAGAATTAGCCAAAAAATTAGTCGGAAGAGCGGAGATAATCGATAAAAGGGACATAAAAGCCCTAGCAGAAGCCTTCAACGTCACCATGGAAGATGCGAGGGAGGCCCTAATACAAGCCAAAAATGACCTTAGAACAGCCATGAAAATACTTAGGATGAAAACCCTCGAACAGGGATGA
- a CDS encoding AAA family ATPase: MKFSNIVHDSQAKDKKTPTRIVKPEKKAKLVVLKPVGYPFVCNLIETPKIEVINNELFELYAREQWEGFLVTEGSYLFDQRLLPDYAFKIIRAYPDNSKINKNTSIVLIETKNIEDFHEVRSNIRMDDVIGQEQAKMKCKIIMKYLEDPENFKEWAPRNVLFYGTPGTGKTMLAKSLANELDVPLYLIKATSLIGDHVGDGARQIHELYELASKTAPSVIFIDEIDAIGLDRKYQSIRGDVSEIVNALLTEMDGINENYGVVTIGATNNPSLLDKALRSRFEDEIEFTLPTEDERREMIKRYMETMPLKIEYPIEKLVKLTKGMSGRDIKEKILKNALHQAIAEDSDTITEKHIENVFKDNNKNIKEPKHMFA; the protein is encoded by the coding sequence GTGAAATTTAGTAATATTGTCCATGACTCACAGGCTAAAGATAAAAAAACCCCCACAAGAATAGTGAAACCAGAGAAAAAAGCGAAACTAGTAGTATTGAAACCAGTGGGGTATCCTTTCGTTTGTAATCTTATTGAAACGCCTAAAATAGAAGTTATCAATAATGAACTTTTTGAATTATACGCGAGAGAACAATGGGAAGGGTTTCTGGTAACCGAGGGCTCATACTTATTTGACCAGAGGCTATTACCAGATTATGCATTCAAGATTATAAGAGCCTACCCAGATAATTCAAAGATTAACAAAAACACATCTATTGTACTAATAGAAACAAAGAACATCGAGGATTTCCACGAAGTCCGCAGCAACATTAGAATGGATGATGTTATAGGACAAGAGCAAGCAAAGATGAAGTGTAAGATTATAATGAAGTATCTTGAAGATCCGGAAAACTTCAAGGAATGGGCTCCGAGGAATGTGTTATTTTATGGCACCCCTGGGACTGGTAAAACAATGCTGGCAAAATCCCTAGCTAATGAATTAGACGTCCCATTATACCTTATAAAGGCAACAAGTCTCATAGGAGACCATGTAGGGGATGGTGCCCGTCAAATCCATGAATTATATGAGCTCGCTTCAAAGACAGCCCCATCAGTCATTTTCATAGATGAAATAGACGCTATAGGATTAGATAGAAAATACCAATCTATAAGGGGTGACGTATCAGAGATAGTGAACGCCCTCCTCACAGAAATGGATGGTATAAACGAAAATTATGGAGTAGTCACAATAGGAGCCACCAATAACCCATCTCTACTCGATAAAGCTCTTAGAAGCCGTTTTGAGGATGAAATAGAGTTCACACTCCCAACAGAGGATGAAAGAAGGGAAATGATAAAAAGATACATGGAGACCATGCCACTCAAGATAGAATACCCCATCGAGAAATTAGTGAAATTAACAAAGGGCATGTCAGGGAGAGACATAAAAGAGAAGATATTAAAGAATGCTCTTCACCAGGCCATAGCCGAAGACTCAGATACCATAACAGAGAAACATATAGAAAATGTATTCAAAGATAACAATAAAAACATCAAAGAACCAAAGCACATGTTCGCATAA
- the hemA gene encoding glutamyl-tRNA reductase: MILNIRVDHKIADIEGIEKADKILNEILDELKEDIKEHIPIKTCNRIEHYLIVRKTTLDINHPNIIIEEGQNALKHLLRLAAGLESMIIGEDQILGQIKEARISALKSGSCGPILDMIFNKAVHVGQIIRNRTKINKGSISIGSAAVELAESVQGDLRCKKVLVIGAGEMGALVAKALAEKQLKAIVVANRTYDRAVKLAEELGGYAIQFDKLDEALSDTDVVISATAAPHYILTRERVKKAIPVERRDNVTMIDIANPRDIEEKVKELGIKLFNIDDLRGIAEKNRRKREKEAQKAEQIIEKELELLVNSLKYKKIEPLISKIRKKMEEIRVRETKKAIKKLDKIEGEEKIIEDLTRSIVNKIFHDIVSRLREAAEKDDEKLIKACEKLFK; encoded by the coding sequence CTGATACTGAATATTAGAGTAGATCACAAAATAGCAGACATTGAAGGGATAGAAAAGGCAGACAAAATACTCAATGAAATATTAGATGAACTAAAAGAGGATATAAAAGAACATATCCCCATCAAAACATGTAACAGGATAGAACACTACCTAATAGTCAGGAAAACCACCTTGGATATAAATCACCCTAACATCATCATAGAAGAAGGCCAAAATGCACTTAAACACCTCCTAAGACTAGCAGCAGGACTAGAATCCATGATAATAGGTGAAGATCAAATATTGGGCCAGATAAAAGAAGCACGGATATCCGCATTAAAAAGCGGATCCTGCGGCCCCATCCTTGACATGATCTTCAACAAGGCCGTGCACGTGGGTCAAATAATCCGTAACAGAACTAAAATAAACAAAGGATCGATTTCTATAGGCTCCGCCGCGGTAGAACTTGCAGAATCAGTCCAAGGAGACTTAAGATGTAAAAAAGTCCTCGTAATCGGAGCAGGGGAAATGGGCGCACTAGTTGCCAAGGCCTTGGCAGAAAAACAATTGAAGGCTATAGTAGTCGCTAACAGAACGTATGATAGAGCAGTTAAACTCGCAGAAGAACTTGGAGGGTATGCAATCCAATTCGACAAATTAGACGAAGCACTATCAGATACTGATGTAGTTATAAGTGCAACAGCAGCCCCCCATTACATATTAACCCGTGAAAGAGTGAAAAAGGCCATACCAGTAGAACGACGTGATAATGTTACGATGATAGACATAGCGAACCCAAGGGACATAGAAGAAAAGGTCAAAGAATTGGGGATAAAATTATTCAATATAGACGATTTGAGAGGTATAGCGGAAAAAAATCGCAGAAAGCGTGAAAAAGAAGCGCAAAAAGCAGAGCAGATCATAGAAAAAGAGCTAGAATTATTAGTCAATTCACTTAAGTATAAGAAAATAGAACCGCTCATTTCAAAAATACGTAAAAAAATGGAAGAAATCAGGGTAAGGGAAACAAAAAAGGCAATAAAAAAACTAGACAAAATAGAAGGTGAAGAAAAGATAATAGAGGATCTTACAAGATCCATAGTAAATAAGATATTCCATGACATAGTATCGAGGTTACGTGAAGCCGCCGAAAAAGATGACGAGAAACTTATAAAAGCTTGTGAAAAATTATTTAAGTGA
- a CDS encoding TIM barrel protein, which yields MINMIRLGPAGNPVNYKGESSKVCSYIRAMNLDAYEYQATYGVRVSERIARGIKEDSSNNDIMVSIHAPYYINLSSPKDDVRERSIERLIQAARAGEWMGAYRIVFHPGFYSGQNKEKALKVCEESVGLLLEEIEASEIQDFCFAPETTGRRSQLGSLSEIIEICQSFDNFEPTIDFAHIYARRRGAPKEIEDYMEILDLLEDNLDIKHLHCHYTRIEYTDKGEKKHHSLDEKDYGPPLKPILYALIEKGWDYTIICETPYRDLDALKIKEILMDISDGKI from the coding sequence ATGATTAACATGATAAGGCTAGGCCCAGCAGGTAACCCAGTTAATTATAAAGGAGAATCCAGTAAAGTCTGCAGTTATATACGAGCTATGAACCTTGACGCTTATGAGTACCAAGCCACCTATGGTGTCCGGGTAAGTGAAAGGATCGCCAGGGGGATCAAGGAAGATTCCAGCAACAATGACATTATGGTGTCAATCCATGCACCCTATTATATTAATCTTTCCTCTCCCAAAGATGACGTGCGTGAAAGATCCATTGAACGACTAATCCAAGCTGCAAGAGCCGGAGAATGGATGGGAGCTTACAGGATAGTATTTCACCCTGGCTTTTATTCTGGTCAAAATAAAGAGAAGGCCCTTAAAGTTTGTGAAGAATCTGTAGGTCTGCTTCTAGAAGAAATCGAGGCATCTGAGATCCAAGATTTCTGTTTCGCCCCGGAGACTACTGGTAGAAGATCCCAGCTTGGAAGTTTGTCCGAGATCATCGAAATTTGCCAATCATTTGATAATTTCGAACCAACCATCGACTTCGCCCACATATATGCCAGAAGGAGGGGAGCACCCAAGGAAATTGAAGATTATATGGAAATACTCGACCTATTAGAGGATAATCTAGATATCAAGCATTTACATTGTCATTACACTAGAATAGAATATACAGATAAGGGAGAGAAGAAACATCACAGCCTAGATGAGAAAGACTATGGACCTCCATTAAAACCCATACTTTATGCTCTCATCGAAAAAGGTTGGGATTATACGATAATTTGTGAGACGCCTTATAGAGATCTTGACGCCCTCAAAATTAAGGAAATCTTAATGGATATATCAGATGGGAAAATATAA